A portion of the Halodesulfovibrio sp. MK-HDV genome contains these proteins:
- a CDS encoding pyruvate carboxylase translates to MAIKTFKEILDEVKGKPILVANRGIPARRICRSIRERFDAVAVMTATDIDKTSPAASAAQELLLLGSDPRAYLDIDRIISLAKKRGAVAIHPGWGFASEDHRFPTRCAEEGLIFIGSTAESMNLLGNKVQVRALAQKLNVPVVPGSEGSVDIPSARKFCDEIGFPIMLKAEGGGGGRGIFLIQTQDELESAFVKASTMAQASFGNPRLYIEKFLANARHIEIQVISDKHGNVFAFDERDCSIQRNHQKLVEITPSPSELITPELRARLKGYSRSLVKAVGYDSLATVEFLVTPDGEPYLIEVNTRLQVEHGITEVRYGIDLVEEQIAVAFGAELRLNEDDFPPSQMAMQLRINCEDPQDDFAPNCGVVSRYISPGGPGIRIDSNLSAGYDFPSNYDSAGALLISYGRGWKKVLGTMERALNEYSIGGVKTTIPFFKQVIRHPKFRQGDFTTNFIGNTPELLCYTDLAPEAERISKLVAEISAKGSNPHIQLGEYRSKDTPRVGEFKPVLPSIELPVLKAAPVYPQGDRKALLDFVRDSDYVHFCDTTPRDLTQSNSGNRFRLAEDKIIGPYLDNCGFFSIENGGGAHFHVAMLANMTYPFTEAKEWNQFAPKTLKQILIRSTNVLGYKPQPKNLMRATGEMICDHYDVIRCFDFLNHVENMRPFAEVALNRSEVVFEPAISLSWAKGFDVKHYLQVTEAILSMVADVAGVSTRKASELIILGLKDMAGVCPPRFMTELVTAIRKQWPSLVTHYHRHYTDGLFVPTVGAAAKAGAHIVDTGIGAAVRWYGQGEVLSTAAYMEDELGLKTNLNKDMIRECNFALKQIMPYYDKYTAPFFQGIDHDVVQHAMPGGATSSSQEGALKQGYIHLLPYMLKFLASTRKVVRYHDVTPGSQITWNTAFLAVTNAYKRGGEEEVRYLLEVLEYVTKFSEHELSEEMKEARLAIYQDSNDAFRNLLRGKFGKLPLGFPADWVYESAFGIEWKQAIATRTEVSPLSTLEDMNLAAEEIDFINQVRRKPTEEEFIMFLNHPADALKTVHFKRDFGNPNNIPLDVWFEGLETGRELHFVDDNAKPHSMTILHISEPAKNGKCVVRYVLDSDIMSYDVQVATPHEEENAGSEKADSSNPLHIAAPSNGDLWVMYVNPGDVVKKGEELFNVSIMKQEKAVLSPADAMVKRVLVTADYKETKMMVPVKEGDLLIELGPIPRRCSNEACQKPLSMEGMAFCHFCGEKLEA, encoded by the coding sequence ATGGCGATTAAGACGTTTAAAGAGATTTTGGATGAAGTGAAAGGCAAACCAATTCTGGTTGCCAACAGGGGCATTCCTGCCCGTCGCATTTGCCGCTCAATTCGTGAGCGTTTTGATGCTGTAGCTGTTATGACGGCTACGGACATTGATAAAACGTCTCCTGCCGCATCAGCCGCTCAAGAACTTCTTTTACTTGGTTCTGACCCTCGAGCGTACCTTGATATTGACAGAATTATTAGTCTGGCAAAAAAACGCGGCGCAGTTGCTATTCACCCGGGTTGGGGCTTTGCCTCTGAAGATCACAGATTCCCTACAAGATGTGCCGAAGAAGGGCTCATCTTTATTGGCTCCACAGCGGAATCCATGAACCTGCTTGGTAACAAAGTACAAGTTCGTGCTCTTGCACAAAAACTTAATGTACCTGTTGTTCCAGGCTCTGAAGGGTCTGTGGATATTCCTAGCGCACGTAAATTCTGCGACGAGATCGGCTTTCCGATCATGCTTAAAGCAGAAGGCGGCGGCGGTGGACGTGGTATTTTCTTAATTCAAACTCAGGATGAGCTGGAAAGTGCTTTTGTTAAAGCGTCCACTATGGCGCAGGCATCTTTCGGTAACCCTCGTTTGTACATTGAGAAATTCTTAGCCAACGCGCGACACATTGAAATCCAGGTAATCAGTGACAAACACGGAAACGTGTTCGCATTTGACGAACGTGATTGCAGTATTCAGCGTAACCATCAGAAGCTGGTTGAAATTACTCCATCTCCTTCTGAGCTTATTACTCCAGAGTTACGTGCACGCCTCAAAGGCTATTCACGCAGCCTTGTCAAAGCTGTTGGATACGATTCTCTTGCTACAGTTGAATTCCTTGTGACTCCTGACGGTGAGCCATACCTTATTGAGGTTAACACCCGCCTGCAGGTTGAACATGGTATTACCGAAGTCCGCTACGGTATCGACCTTGTAGAAGAACAGATTGCTGTTGCTTTCGGTGCAGAACTTCGTCTTAACGAAGACGACTTCCCGCCGTCACAGATGGCAATGCAGTTACGTATCAACTGCGAAGACCCTCAGGATGATTTCGCACCTAACTGTGGTGTTGTATCTCGATACATTTCTCCTGGTGGCCCTGGTATCCGTATTGATTCCAACTTGTCTGCCGGTTACGATTTCCCATCTAACTACGACTCAGCAGGTGCACTGCTTATTTCTTATGGTCGTGGTTGGAAAAAAGTTCTGGGAACAATGGAACGTGCTCTTAACGAATACTCCATTGGTGGCGTTAAAACTACCATCCCGTTCTTTAAACAGGTTATCCGTCACCCTAAGTTCAGACAGGGCGATTTTACTACCAACTTTATTGGTAATACACCTGAACTGCTTTGCTACACAGACCTTGCTCCTGAAGCAGAGCGTATCTCCAAATTGGTTGCAGAAATTTCTGCAAAGGGTTCCAACCCACATATCCAGCTTGGTGAATACCGTTCCAAAGACACACCACGTGTCGGCGAATTCAAACCCGTATTGCCTAGTATTGAGCTTCCAGTTTTAAAGGCAGCGCCTGTGTACCCTCAGGGTGACCGTAAGGCTCTGTTGGATTTCGTTCGTGACTCAGATTACGTACATTTCTGTGACACCACTCCGCGTGACCTCACGCAATCCAACAGCGGCAACCGATTCCGTCTTGCAGAAGACAAAATTATCGGCCCGTACCTTGATAACTGCGGATTCTTCTCTATTGAAAACGGTGGCGGTGCACATTTCCATGTAGCAATGCTTGCAAACATGACCTACCCGTTCACAGAAGCCAAAGAGTGGAATCAGTTTGCTCCTAAGACTCTAAAACAAATACTTATCCGTTCAACTAACGTTCTTGGCTACAAACCGCAGCCAAAGAACCTTATGAGAGCAACTGGTGAGATGATTTGTGACCACTACGATGTTATCAGATGTTTCGACTTCTTGAACCATGTAGAAAACATGCGTCCATTTGCAGAAGTAGCTCTTAACCGTAGTGAAGTAGTCTTTGAACCAGCCATCTCACTTTCATGGGCAAAAGGCTTTGATGTTAAACACTACCTGCAGGTAACTGAAGCAATCCTTTCTATGGTTGCAGATGTAGCAGGCGTTAGCACTAGAAAAGCCTCTGAGCTGATCATTCTCGGACTTAAAGACATGGCGGGCGTTTGCCCACCACGCTTTATGACCGAGCTTGTGACCGCAATCCGCAAACAGTGGCCTTCCCTTGTTACCCATTACCACAGACACTACACTGACGGCCTTTTTGTTCCGACAGTTGGTGCTGCTGCAAAAGCCGGTGCACACATTGTTGACACCGGTATTGGTGCCGCAGTTCGTTGGTATGGACAGGGCGAAGTACTCTCCACAGCGGCGTACATGGAAGATGAACTTGGACTCAAAACTAATCTTAATAAAGATATGATCCGCGAATGCAACTTTGCACTCAAACAGATCATGCCATATTACGACAAATACACCGCACCATTCTTCCAGGGAATTGACCATGATGTTGTACAACATGCGATGCCTGGCGGTGCGACTTCTTCCTCACAGGAAGGCGCATTGAAGCAAGGTTACATTCACCTTCTTCCATACATGCTCAAATTCCTCGCTAGCACACGCAAAGTTGTACGTTACCATGACGTGACACCTGGTTCCCAGATCACATGGAATACTGCATTCCTTGCTGTAACCAACGCGTACAAACGTGGTGGCGAAGAAGAAGTTCGCTACTTGTTGGAAGTGCTTGAATACGTTACCAAGTTCTCAGAGCATGAATTAAGCGAAGAGATGAAGGAAGCACGTCTTGCTATCTATCAAGATAGTAACGATGCGTTCCGTAATCTGCTTCGCGGCAAGTTTGGTAAACTTCCGCTTGGCTTCCCAGCAGACTGGGTATACGAGAGTGCATTCGGTATAGAGTGGAAGCAAGCTATTGCAACCCGTACAGAAGTATCTCCATTGTCAACATTGGAAGATATGAATCTTGCTGCAGAAGAAATTGATTTCATTAATCAGGTTCGTCGTAAGCCGACAGAAGAGGAATTCATTATGTTCCTCAACCATCCGGCAGACGCACTCAAGACTGTTCATTTCAAACGCGACTTCGGCAACCCGAACAATATACCGCTCGATGTTTGGTTTGAAGGCCTTGAAACCGGTAGAGAACTGCACTTTGTAGACGATAATGCAAAGCCGCACTCCATGACCATTTTGCACATTTCAGAACCTGCTAAAAATGGTAAATGTGTTGTGCGTTATGTTCTCGACTCTGATATAATGAGTTATGATGTTCAGGTGGCAACACCACATGAAGAGGAAAATGCAGGAAGCGAAAAAGCTGACTCTAGCAATCCACTTCACATAGCTGCACCTTCAAATGGTGACCTGTGGGTAATGTATGTTAACCCGGGTGATGTAGTTAAAAAGGGTGAAGAGCTCTTCAACGTTTCAATTATGAAACAGGAAAAAGCAGTACTTAGTCCCGCTGACGCTATGGTCAAGCGTGTTCTGGTAACTGCTGACTACAAAGAAACCAAAATGATGGTTCCGGTAAAAGAGGGTGATCTGCTTATTGAGCTTGGTCCAATCCCGCGCCGTTGCAGCAATGAGGCTTGCCAGAAGCCGCTCTCCATGGAAGGTATGGCATTCTGCCACTTCTGTGGTGAAAAACTGGAAGCGTAG
- a CDS encoding PTS sugar transporter subunit IIA: MSTTFPEETNIGVVIVTHTNYGAALLSAAEVIMGKQPSCETVSVDSEKDVSETVTVIKNMVENVDEGRGVLILTDMFGGTPTNLSLSLLGTRHLEVLTGVNLPMLLKVFGCRTMALDRLAIEAKDAGGKGIVMAGEILRSKVNE, encoded by the coding sequence ATGTCTACCACATTTCCTGAAGAAACAAATATTGGTGTAGTTATTGTCACCCATACCAACTACGGTGCGGCACTGTTAAGTGCGGCAGAAGTTATCATGGGCAAACAACCTTCCTGCGAAACTGTAAGCGTTGATAGCGAAAAAGATGTTTCGGAAACAGTCACAGTCATTAAAAACATGGTTGAGAATGTAGACGAAGGTCGCGGTGTACTCATTTTGACCGACATGTTTGGTGGGACTCCGACAAACTTGAGTCTATCTTTACTCGGAACCAGACATTTAGAAGTTCTTACAGGCGTAAACCTTCCAATGCTGTTAAAAGTATTTGGGTGTCGTACAATGGCGCTTGACCGTCTTGCTATTGAAGCAAAAGATGCTGGTGGAAAGGGCATTGTTATGGCTGGTGAAATCCTGCGTAGTAAGGTTAACGAGTAA
- a CDS encoding PTS sugar transporter subunit IIA, whose translation MKLGEYLEKELVLPELTASTKQEALAELLAPVVEKNPSLDAEEVFNVLMEREALGTTGIGNGIAIPHGKLPALDKIVVVAGRSFDGLDFDALDQKPCKIFFMVLAPENVAGTHLRILAQISRLLKDEDFKQLFMESDSQETLWNLLSAA comes from the coding sequence ATGAAACTGGGTGAATACCTAGAAAAAGAACTTGTATTGCCAGAGCTAACCGCCAGCACCAAACAAGAGGCGCTGGCGGAGCTCTTGGCTCCTGTCGTTGAAAAAAACCCATCCCTTGATGCTGAAGAAGTTTTTAACGTGCTTATGGAACGAGAAGCTCTCGGAACCACAGGTATTGGTAATGGCATTGCCATTCCTCACGGAAAACTTCCAGCACTCGATAAAATAGTAGTAGTAGCCGGTCGAAGCTTCGATGGGCTGGACTTTGATGCACTTGATCAAAAACCTTGTAAGATTTTCTTCATGGTGCTTGCTCCGGAAAACGTAGCAGGTACACACCTGCGCATCCTTGCCCAAATTTCGCGACTCCTGAAAGATGAGGATTTCAAACAATTATTTATGGAATCTGATAGTCAGGAAACTTTGTGGAACCTTTTATCTGCTGCGTAA
- the rapZ gene encoding RNase adapter RapZ — translation MISSSQRTIPVIIIAGLSGAGKSSALKVFEDMAYYTIDGLPMSMTSQFMEVLTGCGLESYKGIVLGVDGRQCSFKNEWATTINTLVAAGYSPTVIFLESRADIILRRYKETRRPHPFEGNGIGLEQAMTNERALMAPARSEADFIFDTSEYSIHDLRRVLQRRWQSEENNAKGLKVHIMSFGFKHSTPSEADMIFDLRFLPNPYHNLELRKYSGQDDPVVAYVLENSMGQTYLKKLEDLLHFTLLQMEKEGRYRITIAFGCTGGRHRSVAVTEAIFEFLKKSDFAVSKEHRHINLA, via the coding sequence ATGATTTCTTCATCTCAACGTACTATTCCTGTAATCATTATTGCTGGACTCTCCGGAGCTGGTAAAAGTAGCGCGCTAAAAGTCTTTGAAGACATGGCATACTACACTATTGACGGACTTCCGATGTCTATGACATCGCAATTCATGGAAGTTCTTACAGGCTGTGGACTTGAGAGCTATAAAGGGATTGTACTTGGAGTAGATGGCCGGCAGTGCTCATTCAAAAATGAATGGGCAACGACTATTAATACATTAGTTGCAGCCGGATATTCGCCTACTGTCATATTTCTTGAATCACGTGCAGATATTATCCTGCGCCGATACAAAGAAACAAGACGACCGCATCCTTTTGAAGGAAACGGTATCGGCCTTGAACAGGCCATGACAAATGAGCGTGCTCTTATGGCACCTGCACGTTCAGAAGCAGATTTTATTTTTGATACATCAGAGTATTCCATTCATGACTTGCGCCGTGTGTTGCAACGCAGATGGCAGTCAGAAGAAAACAATGCAAAAGGTCTTAAAGTTCATATCATGAGCTTTGGGTTCAAGCACAGTACTCCTTCTGAAGCAGACATGATTTTTGATTTACGCTTTTTACCAAACCCATACCATAATCTTGAACTACGCAAATACAGTGGACAAGATGACCCAGTTGTTGCCTACGTTTTAGAGAACAGTATGGGGCAGACGTATTTAAAAAAGCTTGAAGACTTATTGCACTTTACGCTTCTGCAAATGGAAAAAGAAGGGCGGTATCGCATCACCATAGCCTTTGGCTGTACTGGTGGACGGCATCGTTCTGTTGCGGTAACTGAGGCCATTTTCGAATTTTTGAAAAAATCTGACTTTGCTGTTTCCAAAGAGCATCGTCATATTAACTTGGCGTAA
- a CDS encoding manganese-dependent inorganic pyrophosphatase, which produces MAVLVLGHMNPDTDSIISAIAVADALNKRGIEAKAVAQGEVTPESAFVLEKFGLAAPEVVTSVAGQKVWLVDTSDKTQLPADIDDAEICGVIDHHKLGDITTSNPLEMWVWPVGCSCTAIKGFYDHYGLEIPAGIAGGMLCAILSDTVMFKSVTCTDADKVAVEALAKMANVSDTTALGMDMFKVKSAVDGATMEELVFRDYKDFNMNGKKVGIGQLEVVDLSLLDAVKAGLKEEIAKVKADGRHSVFLLLTDIMKEGSEMLICSDDASVVEKAFGVAGNESVWLDGVMSRKKQVVPNFEKAFK; this is translated from the coding sequence ATGGCAGTACTCGTATTAGGTCATATGAACCCGGACACCGACTCTATCATTTCTGCAATCGCTGTTGCGGATGCACTTAATAAACGTGGCATCGAAGCGAAAGCAGTAGCACAGGGCGAAGTTACCCCTGAATCTGCTTTTGTTCTTGAAAAATTTGGTCTCGCTGCTCCAGAAGTTGTGACTTCTGTTGCTGGTCAGAAAGTTTGGCTCGTAGATACATCTGATAAAACTCAGCTCCCTGCAGACATCGACGATGCTGAAATCTGTGGCGTAATCGATCACCACAAATTGGGTGATATCACCACTTCAAACCCTCTTGAAATGTGGGTATGGCCTGTAGGTTGTAGCTGTACTGCAATCAAAGGTTTCTACGATCACTACGGTCTTGAAATCCCTGCAGGTATTGCAGGCGGCATGCTTTGCGCTATCCTTTCCGATACCGTAATGTTCAAGTCTGTAACTTGCACCGACGCTGACAAAGTGGCTGTAGAAGCTCTTGCTAAAATGGCTAACGTTTCCGACACTACTGCTCTTGGCATGGACATGTTCAAAGTTAAGTCAGCAGTAGACGGCGCAACCATGGAAGAACTCGTATTCCGTGATTACAAAGACTTTAACATGAACGGCAAAAAAGTTGGCATCGGCCAGCTTGAAGTTGTTGACCTTTCTCTTCTTGACGCAGTTAAAGCTGGCCTGAAAGAAGAAATTGCTAAAGTTAAAGCAGACGGTCGTCACTCTGTATTCCTTCTCCTCACCGACATCATGAAAGAAGGCTCCGAAATGCTCATCTGCTCTGATGACGCTTCCGTTGTTGAAAAAGCTTTCGGTGTAGCTGGTAACGAATCCGTATGGCTTGACGGCGTAATGAGCCGTAAAAAACAGGTTGTTCCTAACTTTGAAAAAGCTTTCAAATAA
- the hpf gene encoding ribosome hibernation-promoting factor, HPF/YfiA family, which translates to MNIAFTFKNFEPSNHLKAYAKRRFNKLGRFLPNPEHLEMQVSLSVDNFRHKAEISLVSDNLTLSATEQSEDMYATVDLVRDKLKAQIIRRTEKLQTKRKGAEKFVLEGDMPLEEAVEAERTIIGMDNFIPKPMDLDEAAMQLDALDYDFLVFLNAETERVNVIYRRKDNNFGLIDPVF; encoded by the coding sequence ATGAACATCGCATTCACATTCAAAAACTTTGAGCCTTCCAATCACCTAAAAGCTTATGCCAAACGACGCTTCAACAAGCTTGGCAGATTCTTACCGAACCCTGAACACTTGGAAATGCAAGTCTCACTTTCTGTTGACAATTTCCGCCACAAAGCCGAAATTTCACTTGTATCGGATAACTTAACTTTATCCGCTACCGAACAGTCTGAAGACATGTATGCAACCGTTGATCTTGTTCGCGATAAACTTAAAGCACAGATCATACGTCGTACGGAAAAACTGCAAACGAAACGCAAGGGTGCAGAGAAGTTTGTTCTAGAAGGTGACATGCCTCTAGAAGAAGCAGTAGAGGCAGAACGAACCATCATTGGTATGGATAATTTTATCCCGAAACCGATGGATCTTGACGAAGCCGCTATGCAGCTTGATGCACTTGATTATGACTTCCTTGTTTTTCTAAATGCTGAAACTGAACGGGTAAATGTGATCTACCGCCGAAAAGATAACAATTTCGGACTGATTGACCCCGTTTTCTAG
- a CDS encoding biotin--[acetyl-CoA-carboxylase] ligase, with product MHTCFVLHDQIANIVSETTPEQITNAHAGWKSLEELSWKQTTHGNLAMYSSDLPYFPADIYLCGMCSSTLDVARVFNEKHLLKEWDSILGIRQQSGRGQLRRAWNSPEGNIYAAMRLPSTDFFANELGSLAIGFLLASALQKLGHNAQIKWPNDILVDDKKVGGILLEERAGTLMAGIGLNVHSHPPTEHLRNEWAVPASCLCKKEQTLPILQVWQTLVDYMHFCYNAQVVQYTTAKLISSVEKQLTWLGREVWIHGSDLTNRSGRIMGISQDGGLRLRQSDGERIIHSGSVSLHP from the coding sequence ATGCATACCTGTTTTGTTTTACATGACCAGATCGCCAACATTGTTTCTGAGACTACACCTGAACAGATTACGAACGCTCATGCGGGATGGAAATCATTAGAAGAGTTGTCATGGAAGCAAACTACTCACGGTAATCTTGCTATGTATAGTTCCGATCTCCCATACTTCCCAGCAGACATTTATCTGTGCGGAATGTGTAGCTCAACACTGGACGTTGCACGTGTTTTTAATGAAAAACATTTGCTTAAAGAATGGGATTCCATCTTAGGCATACGACAGCAGAGTGGGCGTGGACAATTAAGAAGAGCATGGAACTCGCCAGAAGGGAATATTTACGCTGCAATGCGACTTCCTTCGACAGATTTTTTTGCAAACGAGCTTGGTTCACTAGCAATCGGATTTCTGTTGGCAAGCGCTTTGCAAAAACTTGGTCACAATGCACAGATTAAGTGGCCAAATGATATTTTGGTAGATGATAAAAAAGTTGGGGGAATTCTGCTGGAAGAACGAGCCGGCACTTTGATGGCTGGCATTGGTCTAAACGTGCATTCACACCCTCCAACAGAACATTTGCGGAATGAATGGGCAGTTCCTGCTAGCTGTTTGTGCAAAAAAGAACAAACTTTGCCCATATTACAGGTGTGGCAGACACTTGTAGACTACATGCATTTTTGCTACAACGCACAGGTTGTTCAGTATACTACCGCAAAATTAATTTCGAGTGTTGAAAAACAACTTACTTGGCTGGGGCGAGAAGTATGGATCCACGGAAGTGATCTAACCAATCGGTCGGGCAGGATAATGGGTATTTCTCAAGATGGTGGTCTTCGCCTTCGTCAGTCGGACGGAGAGAGGATCATTCATTCCGGTAGTGTTTCCCTCCACCCGTGA
- a CDS encoding PTS sugar transporter subunit IIB: protein MAWIRIDNRLIHGQVIETWIPYTNAKHLLVVNDDFADDVLRQQIATLAIPSRISADFIHIAEIMTYAQSNNLQDTLIIVADCDDAKRIHDAGFSFESINIGNLHYAPGKKQLCDHIAISDHDEECLKFFANHEIILDFRCVPNQPLQIKGL from the coding sequence ATGGCTTGGATTCGTATCGACAACCGCTTGATTCATGGACAAGTTATTGAAACTTGGATTCCATACACTAATGCCAAACATTTACTCGTCGTAAATGATGATTTTGCGGATGATGTGCTACGTCAACAAATCGCTACACTCGCAATTCCTAGCCGAATTTCTGCTGATTTTATTCACATTGCAGAAATTATGACCTACGCCCAGAGCAATAATCTTCAGGATACGCTCATTATCGTTGCAGATTGCGATGATGCTAAACGCATCCATGACGCTGGCTTCTCTTTTGAATCAATTAATATCGGGAACCTGCATTATGCACCGGGGAAAAAACAACTCTGTGACCACATTGCTATTTCCGACCATGATGAAGAATGCCTTAAATTTTTTGCTAATCATGAAATTATTCTCGATTTCCGCTGCGTACCAAACCAACCATTACAGATCAAGGGGCTATAG